A genomic segment from Desulfonatronum lacustre DSM 10312 encodes:
- a CDS encoding branched-chain amino acid ABC transporter permease, giving the protein MQRFTVPILLAALFAGLIGMSQGGMIDLYIQSVIMFMGINIILSSSLNIVNGYMGEFSCGHAGFMAVGAYVSSLLSVWLLTDDRVFGPAVLSPELALIIFPLCLLGGAVAAALAGLLVAIPSFKTRDDYLAIITIASLYIIKSTIENISAIGGPRGFMGMRSVVVFMEDVIELPWMMIWIFICTVFTVWIIRRFVSSTYGKGIIAIRQDEVAAEIMSVNTNKMKVVAFMLSSGLAGLAGGLFAHVLGYVNPGAFGILKTTEIMVMVYLGGMGSLTGSVLSAVLFTLLMEAMRPLQIIKWVIVPLMLIILMHFRPEGIMGNRELSDIFPRLRRWFQFK; this is encoded by the coding sequence ATGCAGCGTTTTACCGTCCCCATATTGCTGGCCGCGCTTTTTGCCGGGCTGATCGGCATGAGCCAGGGCGGCATGATCGATCTTTACATCCAGTCCGTGATCATGTTCATGGGCATCAATATCATCCTTTCCTCCAGCCTGAACATCGTCAACGGCTACATGGGCGAGTTCTCCTGCGGGCACGCCGGGTTCATGGCCGTGGGAGCGTATGTTTCCTCCCTGCTTTCGGTCTGGCTGCTCACCGACGACCGGGTTTTCGGACCGGCGGTGCTGTCCCCGGAGCTGGCCCTGATCATCTTTCCCCTGTGTCTGCTGGGCGGCGCCGTGGCCGCGGCCCTGGCCGGGCTGCTGGTGGCCATTCCCTCGTTCAAGACACGGGACGACTACCTGGCCATCATCACCATCGCTTCCCTGTACATCATCAAGAGCACCATCGAGAACATCAGCGCCATTGGCGGCCCTCGTGGGTTCATGGGCATGCGTTCCGTGGTGGTGTTCATGGAGGACGTGATCGAGCTGCCCTGGATGATGATCTGGATATTCATCTGCACCGTCTTCACCGTCTGGATCATCCGGCGCTTCGTCTCCTCCACCTACGGCAAGGGGATCATCGCCATCCGTCAGGACGAGGTGGCCGCGGAGATCATGAGCGTGAACACCAACAAGATGAAGGTGGTGGCGTTCATGCTTTCCTCCGGCCTGGCCGGTCTGGCCGGAGGGCTGTTCGCCCACGTCCTGGGCTACGTGAACCCCGGAGCCTTCGGAATCCTGAAGACCACGGAAATCATGGTCATGGTCTATCTGGGCGGCATGGGCTCCCTTACCGGATCGGTGCTTTCCGCCGTGTTGTTCACGCTGCTGATGGAGGCCATGCGGCCCTTGCAGATCATCAAATGGGTGATCGTGCCCCTGATGCTGATCATTTTGATGCACTTCCGGCCCGAAGGGATCATGGGCAACCGGGAGCTGTCCGATATTTTTCCGCGCCTGCGCCGCTGGTTTCAGTTCAAGTAG
- a CDS encoding SgcJ/EcaC family oxidoreductase, giving the protein MKCKEEISALFDKWNQAVQSGNPDNVVAMYAFNGILLPTVSNQVRHNHAEIRDYFVHFLAKKPSGVINESNIRVYGDIAINSGVYTFTFSPDGQEPFSVAARFTYVYQWFGDHWLIVEHHSSAMPEK; this is encoded by the coding sequence ATGAAGTGCAAGGAAGAAATCAGCGCCCTGTTCGACAAGTGGAACCAGGCCGTCCAGAGCGGCAACCCGGACAACGTGGTGGCCATGTACGCCTTCAACGGCATCCTGCTGCCCACGGTGTCCAACCAGGTCCGCCACAACCACGCCGAAATCCGGGACTACTTCGTCCACTTCCTGGCCAAGAAGCCCAGCGGCGTGATCAATGAAAGCAACATCCGGGTCTACGGCGACATTGCCATCAACTCCGGGGTGTACACCTTCACCTTCAGCCCCGACGGCCAGGAGCCCTTCTCCGTGGCCGCCCGGTTCACCTACGTCTACCAGTGGTTCGGCGACCACTGGCTGATCGTGGAGCACCACTCCTCGGCCATGCCGGAAAAGTAA
- a CDS encoding ABC transporter ATP-binding protein, with the protein MALLEIQSVTQVFGGLCALSDFNLRFDGGELNGLIGPNGAGKTTVFNLVSGFYKPTQGNILFKGTDTRRLKPHKITALGVARTFQNIRLWHDMTVLDNIRLARHQTLGYNLVDALVRTRRYQRAEADIEHSAHEILEALRLDRHAQECPRNLPYGLQRRVEIARALAGKPSLLLLDEPAAGLNSTDIEGLIELIRWIHKEFKLTIWMIEHQMDVVMSLCTWIKVIDFGATIAEGTPDQIQNNPDVIKAYLGDGAL; encoded by the coding sequence ATGGCCTTGCTGGAAATTCAATCCGTGACCCAGGTTTTTGGCGGCTTGTGCGCCTTGTCCGACTTCAACCTGCGCTTTGACGGCGGCGAGCTGAACGGTCTGATCGGCCCCAACGGCGCGGGCAAGACCACGGTCTTCAATCTGGTCAGCGGCTTTTACAAGCCCACCCAGGGAAACATTCTGTTCAAGGGCACGGACACCCGACGTCTCAAGCCGCACAAGATCACGGCCCTGGGCGTGGCCCGAACCTTTCAGAACATCCGGCTCTGGCACGACATGACCGTGCTGGACAACATCCGTCTGGCCCGGCACCAGACCCTGGGCTACAATCTGGTGGACGCCCTGGTCCGGACCCGTCGCTATCAACGGGCCGAGGCGGATATCGAGCACAGCGCCCATGAAATACTGGAAGCCCTGCGCCTGGACCGCCATGCCCAGGAGTGTCCCCGAAACCTGCCCTATGGATTGCAGCGACGGGTGGAGATCGCCCGGGCCCTGGCGGGCAAGCCGTCCCTGCTGCTTTTGGACGAACCGGCGGCAGGGTTGAACTCCACGGACATCGAAGGCCTGATTGAACTGATCCGCTGGATTCACAAGGAGTTCAAGCTGACCATCTGGATGATCGAGCACCAGATGGACGTGGTCATGAGCCTGTGCACCTGGATCAAGGTGATCGACTTCGGCGCGACCATTGCCGAAGGCACGCCCGACCAGATTCAGAACAATCCCGACGTGATCAAAGCCTATCTGGGAGATGGAGCGCTGTGA
- the thrB gene encoding homoserine kinase: MPIPYPDLRKTSPDLAPRTVPCVSLIGMAGAGKSTLGRALAQDLGWALVDTDRLMEAHWGAPLQTLLDRFGLDGFLRAEEDVVAKLWLWRTVVATGGSVVYGPRAVGRLRELGPVVYLRVGVGTVCDRVRDARGRGLARRPGQSLEQLYAEREPLYQAAADLALDMDDCSISNALERLRPWLQDQLKKTSGQT; encoded by the coding sequence ATGCCCATCCCTTATCCCGACCTCCGCAAAACCTCTCCAGACCTCGCCCCGCGGACCGTGCCCTGCGTCAGTCTGATCGGCATGGCCGGGGCCGGGAAGAGCACCCTGGGCCGGGCCCTGGCCCAGGATTTGGGTTGGGCGCTGGTGGATACGGATCGGCTGATGGAGGCGCACTGGGGCGCTCCCTTGCAGACATTGCTGGACCGGTTCGGCCTGGATGGCTTTTTGCGGGCCGAAGAAGACGTGGTGGCGAAGCTCTGGCTGTGGCGGACCGTGGTGGCCACCGGCGGGAGCGTGGTCTACGGACCCAGAGCTGTAGGGCGCTTGCGGGAACTGGGGCCGGTGGTTTATCTGCGGGTCGGGGTGGGCACGGTCTGTGATCGGGTCCGGGATGCCCGGGGCCGGGGCCTGGCCAGACGGCCGGGACAAAGCCTGGAACAGCTTTATGCCGAGCGCGAACCGCTCTACCAGGCCGCCGCGGACCTGGCCCTGGACATGGACGATTGCTCCATTAGCAACGCTCTGGAACGACTTCGTCCGTGGCTGCAAGACCAACTGAAAAAAACATCGGGACAAACATGA
- a CDS encoding SLC13 family permease, with amino-acid sequence MSAAQATPSKIDFKRLFFLFLGLFLFTVVYYSPPWPDAVDPMGKSFVLSPQGKAALALFLLAGTWWVFEVLPIGVTGLTIGVVQALFFIRPAQDAFKDFMDPSVLFIFGSLIIGAVFTKVGITKRLAYKMLIIVGERTSMIYLGCFVVTALLTHVMAHTAVAATMYPLLLSIYALYGEGDRPTKFGKGLFIGMAFVAGAGSIVTLLGAARGIVALGFYEEITGKSISFFELTYYMFPIGWLMVFLLWGFFMIFLKPEKDVIPGLRDKARQLSADMGPITRNEIVASVIIFGVILFLSLQSFIPALAPFNKAAVLLVSTILFFILRILDIKDLEDVPWNIILLFAGAMSMGFCLWQTGAAEWLAINWLGFFTEAHWFVFVMAIAFFVMLMTNFIMNVAAIAISIPVSLVVAPYLGVAPEVIVFACLVTAGMPFLLLVGAAPNAIAYNSKQFTSGEFFAYGIPASIMLMGLVGLAVLLIWPLLGMPILLD; translated from the coding sequence GTGAGCGCTGCACAAGCAACCCCATCCAAAATTGATTTCAAACGGCTGTTTTTTCTCTTTCTCGGCCTGTTCCTGTTTACGGTCGTCTATTATTCGCCACCATGGCCCGACGCAGTAGACCCCATGGGCAAATCCTTCGTCTTGTCGCCGCAGGGCAAGGCCGCCTTGGCCCTGTTCCTGCTGGCCGGAACTTGGTGGGTGTTCGAGGTCTTGCCCATCGGCGTCACCGGGCTGACCATCGGCGTGGTCCAGGCCCTGTTCTTCATCCGACCGGCCCAGGACGCCTTCAAGGACTTCATGGACCCCTCGGTCCTGTTCATCTTCGGCTCCCTGATCATCGGCGCGGTGTTCACCAAGGTGGGCATCACCAAGCGGCTGGCCTACAAAATGCTGATCATCGTGGGTGAGCGCACGTCCATGATCTATCTCGGCTGTTTCGTGGTCACGGCCCTGCTGACCCACGTCATGGCCCACACCGCGGTGGCCGCCACCATGTACCCGCTGCTGCTGTCCATTTACGCATTGTACGGCGAGGGCGACCGGCCCACCAAATTCGGCAAGGGGCTGTTCATCGGCATGGCCTTCGTGGCCGGGGCCGGCAGCATCGTCACCCTGCTCGGCGCGGCCCGGGGTATTGTCGCCCTGGGATTTTACGAGGAAATTACTGGAAAGAGCATCTCCTTCTTCGAGCTGACCTACTACATGTTCCCCATCGGCTGGTTGATGGTTTTTCTGCTTTGGGGCTTTTTCATGATCTTCCTCAAGCCGGAAAAAGACGTCATCCCCGGACTGCGGGACAAGGCCCGTCAACTCAGCGCAGATATGGGGCCGATCACCCGCAACGAGATCGTGGCCTCGGTCATCATTTTCGGCGTAATCCTGTTCCTGTCCCTGCAGTCCTTCATCCCGGCCCTGGCTCCCTTCAACAAGGCAGCGGTGCTCCTGGTCTCCACGATTCTCTTTTTCATCTTGCGAATCCTGGACATCAAGGACCTGGAAGACGTTCCGTGGAACATCATCCTGCTCTTCGCCGGAGCCATGAGCATGGGCTTCTGCCTCTGGCAGACCGGAGCCGCTGAATGGCTGGCCATCAACTGGCTGGGCTTTTTCACCGAGGCCCACTGGTTCGTCTTCGTCATGGCCATCGCCTTCTTCGTCATGCTGATGACCAACTTCATCATGAACGTGGCGGCCATCGCCATCTCCATCCCGGTGTCCCTGGTGGTCGCCCCCTACCTGGGCGTGGCTCCGGAAGTCATCGTCTTCGCCTGCCTGGTCACCGCGGGCATGCCCTTCCTGCTCCTGGTCGGCGCGGCGCCCAACGCCATTGCCTACAACTCCAAGCAGTTCACCAGCGGTGAATTCTTCGCCTACGGCATTCCGGCCTCCATCATGCTCATGGGCTTGGTGGGTCTGGCCGTGCTGTTGATCTGGCCGCTGTTGGGCATGCCGATCCTTCTGGATTGA
- a CDS encoding ABC transporter ATP-binding protein, producing MMLSVDNLKVKYGNIQALHGISFHVDQGEVVTLIGANGAGKSTTLMSIARLTPPEAPRVTEGDIRFQGQSLLKIQAHDVVANLKIALCPEGRHIFGNLTVMENLQLATYSRKPGENLEQEYQQIFDLFPRLHERRHQRSESLSGGEQQMLAVSRALMTGCRFLMLDEPSMGLAPLLMYDMFRALKRLNQNGMTILLVEQNARLALQFAHRAYVLDTGEIRVSGPCSELMDHPEIKKAYLGG from the coding sequence GTGATGCTTTCAGTGGATAACCTCAAGGTCAAATACGGTAATATTCAGGCCCTGCACGGAATCAGCTTTCATGTGGATCAGGGCGAGGTGGTCACCCTGATCGGGGCCAACGGCGCGGGGAAATCCACCACCCTGATGTCCATCGCCCGCCTGACCCCGCCGGAGGCCCCCCGGGTCACGGAAGGGGACATCCGTTTTCAAGGGCAAAGCCTGTTGAAAATCCAGGCCCACGATGTGGTGGCCAACCTGAAGATCGCCCTCTGCCCGGAAGGGCGGCATATTTTCGGCAACCTGACGGTCATGGAGAACCTGCAACTGGCCACGTATTCCCGGAAGCCCGGCGAGAATCTGGAACAGGAATACCAACAGATTTTCGACCTGTTTCCCCGGTTGCATGAACGCCGCCACCAGCGTAGCGAATCACTGAGCGGCGGCGAACAGCAGATGCTGGCCGTGAGTCGGGCCCTGATGACCGGATGCAGGTTTCTGATGCTGGACGAGCCGTCCATGGGCCTGGCCCCGCTGTTGATGTACGACATGTTCCGGGCCCTGAAACGCCTGAACCAGAACGGCATGACCATTCTGCTTGTGGAGCAGAACGCCCGCCTGGCCCTCCAGTTCGCCCACCGGGCCTACGTCCTGGATACCGGCGAGATTCGCGTCTCCGGCCCCTGCTCCGAACTCATGGACCACCCGGAGATCAAGAAGGCCTATCTCGGCGGGTAG
- a CDS encoding response regulator yields the protein MPLLVVESDQLFRDNLVHHLRQRDFTVYTGENLDDVLHLLKERTFRVILLGLSGVGQKGLEMLRAIRSASPLTNVILMTTPDCLQYSIEGMKMGAFDDILAPCDIDLLCTKIKLAETKPQTISPHEPKS from the coding sequence ATGCCCCTACTTGTCGTCGAGTCCGACCAGCTCTTTCGGGACAACCTGGTCCATCATCTCCGCCAGCGCGACTTTACGGTCTATACCGGCGAGAATCTGGACGACGTTTTGCACCTGCTCAAGGAACGAACATTTCGCGTCATTCTGCTCGGCCTGAGCGGAGTGGGCCAGAAGGGTCTGGAGATGTTGCGCGCCATCCGCTCCGCCAGTCCGTTGACCAACGTTATCCTGATGACCACCCCGGATTGTTTGCAGTACTCCATTGAAGGCATGAAAATGGGAGCCTTTGACGACATTCTGGCGCCCTGCGACATTGACTTGCTGTGTACCAAGATCAAACTGGCTGAAACCAAACCGCAAACCATATCCCCGCACGAACCGAAAAGCTGA